In the genome of Brevinematia bacterium, the window CCTGCTATGAAGGTATTTTCGTGATCCATTATTCTGTAAGGTATTTTATCCTTTATTTTGTAAACCACCAGAGTATCACCGACATCCATATCCGAGATATCTATCTTTATGCTTTGAGGGATTTCTTTAGCCTTTACTTTCACCTTGAGTGACCACAAACCCTTTCTGAATGTGCCACCAACTTTTACACCTTTTGCTGTTCCTACAAATTCTATCGGCACACTTACAACCACTTCTTCATCTCCAGTGACATATTGTAGATCAACATGGGATATTGTTCTTTTCAAGGGATGTATCTGCACTTCCTTTACGAATGCTTTCAATTTTTTTCCAGTATCCAGCTCTACCTCAAAAAGTCTGTTTTTACCAACTTTGTGCAAAAGCTTTTCAAACTCCAGATAGTCCACCACCACGTGTATATTTTCTTTCAGACCTTTTCCATAAATTACACATGGTAGAAGCCCTTTTTCTCTCAACTTCCTTGTTGATTCTTTACCTAGTTTATCTCTTACAGTAGCCTTTATGGAAGTTTCCATAATCCTCTCCTCGGAACAAAGAATTTACGAAGATTATGAATAAAAAAGATGCTTTTTTTCAACTGAAATCAACTGAAGTTTGTAGTAGAGTTTGGTAAAAATTAAAGTGAAATAACCTCCTCTTGCCTCGTAAAATAAAGGCAAAAGGAGGAATATATGAATCACAGAAAAACTATAAATCACTTCATCA includes:
- a CDS encoding 50S ribosomal protein L25, encoding METSIKATVRDKLGKESTRKLREKGLLPCVIYGKGLKENIHVVVDYLEFEKLLHKVGKNRLFEVELDTGKKLKAFVKEVQIHPLKRTISHVDLQYVTGDEEVVVSVPIEFVGTAKGVKVGGTFRKGLWSLKVKVKAKEIPQSIKIDISDMDVGDTLVVYKIKDKIPYRIMDHENTFIAGVYK